A window of Methylobacterium bullatum genomic DNA:
TTCATGATCGCGAGTGCGCTGGCCAACGCGGTCGGTGCCGCCATCGGCGGCGCCCTCCTCGATCTCGACGGGCTTCTCGGCCTCAAGGGCTGGCAATGGGTCTTCGTGGCGACGGGCATTCCGGCCCTGATCCTCGCCCTCGTCGTGCTCCGCATCCTGCCCGACGGGCCGGAACAGGCGCCGTGGCTGTCTCGCGAGGGGCGCGACTGGTTGGCCCGCACCCTCGCCTTCGAGCGCGAGAGCGGGGGGCAGGTGGAGCACGGCAACCCCTTCGCCGCGCTCCTCGACCGACGGGTCTGGATGCTGGCCTCGGTCTACATCGCCTTCCCCCTGGCGGCCTATGGCCTGAGCTACTGGCTACCCACCGTGGTCCGGAGCTTCGAGGTGTCGAACACCGTCAACGGCTTCATCAACATCATCCCGTGGCTGATCACGGCCCTCGCCTTGTGGTGGGTGCCGCGGCGGGCGGCCCGCTCGGGCGATCAGGTCTGGCACGTGGTGGTGCCGGGCCTCGTCGCGGCGCTCGCCCTGGTGCTCAGCGTGGTGCTGCCGGGGGCGGTGCTGAAATTCGCGTGCCTCTGCGTGGCGGCGGCGGGAGTGTTCTCGGCCCAGCCCGTGTTCTGGTCCCTGCCCGCCACCTTCCTGAAGGGGGCGAGCGCCGCCGCGGGTATCGCCGCCATCAACTCGGTGGGCAATCTCGGCGGCTTCATTGCCCAGAATGCCGTGCCCTTCATCCGCGACCGCACCGGCAGCGACCTCGTTCCCATGTACTTCCTGGCCGCCTGCCTCGCTTGCGGGGCGAGCCTGATGTTCGTGGTGCTGTCCGCCCTGCGCCGGGACGCGGCGCGCCGGAGCGTCGCGACACCGGACACCGCGCCGCGTCCGGCCTGACCCGTCAGGGCAGCGTGTATTCGAGCGGCCCGCCATCCTTGACGCTGTCGAACATGACGAGGATGCGCTTGTCGCCCAGCACAGCGACGCCTTCCGCCTTCGCGCCCTTTTCCGCCCCGGTGAGACGTCCGATGGGCTCGAGCTTCGCGTTGACGGAGGCACCGGCCGCGAACAGGCTGTAGGGCACATCGGTCTGCCCCTGAGCCGGCCCGGTGAGGACGAGGAGTCGCCCGTCGGGCAGGATGGCGAGATCGCGGATTCCGGCCCCACGCCCGACCGCGAGGGGGATCACCTGCGGGGCGGCCTTGAGCGGTTCGTGCCCCTGCGCGAACAGAGCCCCCACATCCGCCTCGACGATGAAGGTCTTGCCGTCATGGGACGGCGCGCGCAATCCGGCGAACAGGCGCGTTCCATCGACGGCGACGCCCTCGATATTCAGGCCGTTGGGCGTCGCGTCGCCGTCATCGGTCTGGAGATCCTGCGTGTAGTAGGCGCTGACGGTCTCTGCCAGACCGAGGGCGTCACCGAGGCGGTAAGTGGTCTCGACCGCACCCGGTCCCACCGGCTCGCCGGCCGCGTCGACCCTGATGCGTGCCAGCACGAAGGTGGAGAGCTTGAACTTCGCCTTGCCGCGCGAGCAGCCATGCGAGCCGACCACGTAGAAATACGGGGCGGCATAGGCGACGCCTTCGCCGTCGAGATCGTCGAACTTGCCCTCGCCGCCCGAGCATCCGTTC
This region includes:
- the ttuB_1 gene encoding Putative tartrate transporter, whose protein sequence is MTLPPPQVDARLAHDTVRTVTLRLMPLLGLMYLIAYIDRQNISYAKLQMVGDLSLSETAYGLGASLFFLGYFLFEVPANVILERVGARRWFARIMLTWGVITILLGFTQNTAMFYILRFLLGVAEAGFFPGVLFTLTLWFPQSHRARMIGWFMIASALANAVGAAIGGALLDLDGLLGLKGWQWVFVATGIPALILALVVLRILPDGPEQAPWLSREGRDWLARTLAFERESGGQVEHGNPFAALLDRRVWMLASVYIAFPLAAYGLSYWLPTVVRSFEVSNTVNGFINIIPWLITALALWWVPRRAARSGDQVWHVVVPGLVAALALVLSVVLPGAVLKFACLCVAAAGVFSAQPVFWSLPATFLKGASAAAGIAAINSVGNLGGFIAQNAVPFIRDRTGSDLVPMYFLAACLACGASLMFVVLSALRRDAARRSVATPDTAPRPA